A genomic window from Camelina sativa cultivar DH55 chromosome 2, Cs, whole genome shotgun sequence includes:
- the LOC104723907 gene encoding CBL-interacting serine/threonine-protein kinase 9-like encodes MAGYLPFDEPNLMTLYKRICKAEFSCPPWFSPGAKRVIKRILEPSPVTRISIAELLEDEWFKQGYKPPSFDQDDEDITIDDVDAAFSNSKECLVTEKKEKPVSMNAFELISSSREFSLENLFEKQAQLVKRETRFTSQRSASEIMSKMEETAKPLGFNVVKTTTR; translated from the exons ACTTGCCTTTTGATGAGCCTAATCTCATGACATTATACAAACGT ATATGCAAGGCTGAGTTTAGCTGCCCACCATGGTTCTCTCCAGGTGCCAAGAGAGTCATTAAGCGTATTCTCGAACCCAGCCCTGTAACC AGAATAAGTATTGCAGAGTTACTAGAAGATGAATGGTTCAAGCAAGGATACAAGCCGCCATCATTTGATCAAGATGATGAGGACATCACCATAGATGATGTTGATGCTGCTTTCAGTAACtccaag GAATGTCTTGTgacagagaagaaggagaaaccgGTATCCATGAACGCTTTCGAACTTATCTCTAGCTCAAGAGAGTTCAGTCTTGAAAACTTGTTTGAGAAGCAAGCC CAACTTGTGAAGAGAGAGACGCGGTTTACATCTCAACGATCTGCGAGTGAGATAATGTCGAAAATGGAAGAAACAGCAAAGCCATTAGGCTTCAATGTCGTAAAGACAACTACAAG ataa